The following proteins are co-located in the Pan troglodytes isolate AG18354 chromosome 5, NHGRI_mPanTro3-v2.0_pri, whole genome shotgun sequence genome:
- the LOC100615066 gene encoding far upstream element-binding protein 2 has protein sequence MSYYSTGGPPPGPPPPAGGGGGAGGAGGGPPPGPPGAGDRGGGGPGGGGPGGGSAGGPSQPPGGGGPGIRKDAFADAVQRARQIAAKIGGDAATTVNNSTPDFGFGGQKRQLEDGDQPESKKLASQGDSISSQLGPIHPPPRTSMTEEYRVPDGMVGLIIGRGGEQINKIQQDSGCKVQISPDSGGLPERSVSLTGAPESVQKAKMMLDDIVSRGRGGPPGQFHDNANGGQNGTVQEIMIPAGKAGLVIGKGGETIKQLQERAGVKMILIQDGSQNTNVDKPLRIIGDPYKVQQACEMVMDILRERDQGGFGDRNEYGSRIGGGIDVPVPRHSVGVVIGRSGEMIKKIQNDAGVRIQFKQDDGTGPEKIAHIMGPPDRCEHAARIINDLLQSLRSGPPGPPGGPGMPPGGRGRGRGQGNWGPPGGEMTFSIPTHKCGLVIGRGGENVKAINQQTGAFVEISRQLPPNGDPNFKLFIIRGSPQQIDHAKQLIEEKIEGPLCPVGPGPGGPGPAGPMGPFNPGPFNQGPPGAPPHAGGPPPHQYPPQGWGNTYPQWQPPAPHDPSKAAAAAADPNAAWAAYYSHYYQQPPGPVPGPAPAPAAPPAQGEPPQPPPTGQSDYTKAWEEYYKKIGQQPQQPGAPPQQDYTKAWEEYYKKQAQVATGGGPGAPPGSQPDYSAAWAEYYRQQAAYYGQTPGPGGPQPPPTQQGQQQAQ, from the coding sequence ATGTCGTACTACAGCACGGGAGGACCCCCGCCcgggccgccgccgcccgccggcGGGGGCGGGGGAGCCGGAGGCGCCGGGGGAGGCCCTCCGCCGGGCCCGCCAGGCGCGGGGGACCGGGGCGGCGGCGGTCCCGGCGGCGGCGGCCCGGGCGGGGGGTCGGCCGGGGGCCCCTCTCAGCCACCCGGCGGAGGCGGCCCGGGAATCCGCAAGGACGCCTTCGCCGACGCCGTGCAGCGGGCCCGCCAGATTGCAGCCAAAATTGGAGGCGATGCTGCCACGACAGTGAATAACAGCACTCCTGATTTTGGTTTTGGGGGCCAAAAGAGACAGTTGGAAGATGGAGATCAACCGGAGAGCAAGAAGCTGGCCTCCCAGGGAGACTCAATCAGTTCTCAACTTGGACCCATCCATCCTCCCCCAAGGACTTCAATGACAGAAGAGTACAGGGTCCCAGACGGCATGGTGGGCCTGATCATTGGCAGAGGAGGTGAACAAATTAACAAAATCCAACAGGATTCAGGCTGCAAAGTACAGATTTCTCCAGACAGCGGTGGCCTACCCGAGCGCAGTGTGTCCTTGACAGGAGCCCCAGAATCTGTCCAGAAAGCCAAGATGATGCTGGACGACATTGTGTCTCGGGGTCGTGGGGGCCCCCCAGGACAGTTCCACGACAACGCCAACGGGGGCCAGAACGGCACCGTGCAGGAGATCATGATCCCCGCGGGCAAGGCCGGCCTGGTCATTGGCAAGGGCGGGGAGACCATTAAGCAGCTGCAGGAACGCGCTGGAGTGAAGATGATCTTAATTCAGGACGGATCTCAGAATACGAATGTGGACAAACCTCTCCGCATCATTGGGGATCCTTACAAAGTGCAGCAAGCCTGTGAGATGGTGATGGACATCCTCCGGGAACGTGACCAAGGCGGCTTTGGGGACCGGAATGAGTACGGATCTCGGATTGGCGGAGGCATCGATGTGCCAGTGCCCAGGCATTCTGTTGGCGTGGTCATTGGCCGGAGTGGAGAGATGATCAAGAAGATCCAGAATGATGCTGGCGTGCGGATACAGTTCAAGCAAGATGACGGGACAGGGCCGGAGAAGATTGCTCATATAATGGGGCCCCCAGACAGGTGCGAGCACGCAGCCCGGATCATCAACGACCTCCTCCAGAGCCTCAGGAGTGGTCCCCCAGGTCCTCCAGGGGGTCCAGGCATGCCCCCGGGGGGCCGAGGCCGAGGAAGAGGCCAAGGCAATTGGGGTCCCCCTGGCGGGGAGATGACCTTCTCCATCCCCACTCACAAGTGTGGGCTGGTCATCGGCCGAGGTGGCGAGAATGTGAAAGCCATAAACCAGCAGACGGGAGCCTTCGTAGAGATCTCCCGGCAGCTGCCACCCAACGGGGACCCCAACTTCAAGTTATTCATCATCCGGGGTTCACCCCAGCAGATTGACCACGCCAAGCAGCTTATCGAGGAAAAGATCGAGGGTCCTCTCTGCCCAGTTGGACCAGGCCCAGGTGGCCCAGGCCCTGCTGGCCCAATGGGGCCCTTCAATCCTGGGCCCTTCAACCAGGGGCCACCCGGGGCTCCCCCCCATGCCGGGGGGCCCCCTCCTCACCAGTACCCACCCCAGGGCTGGGGCAATACCTACCCCCAGTGGCAGCCGCCTGCTCCTCATGACCCAAGCAAAGCAGCTGCAGCGGCCGCGGACCCCAACGCCGCGTGGGCCGCCTACTACTCACACTACTACCAGCAGCCCCCGGGCCCCGTCCCCGGCCCCGCACCGGCCCCTGCGGCCCCACCGGCTCAGGGTGAGCCCCCTCAGCCCCCACCCACCGGCCAGTCGGACTACACTAAGGCCTGGGAAGAGTATTACAAAAAGATCGGCCAGCAGCCCCAGCAGCCCGGAGCGCCCCCACAGCAGGACTACACGAAGGCTTGGGAGGAGTACTACAAGAAGCAAGCGCAAGTGGCCACCGGAGGGGGTCCAGGAGCTCCCCCAGGCTCCCAGCCAGACTACAGTGCCGCCTGGGCGGAATATTACAGACAGCAGGCCGCTTACTACGGACAGACCCCAGGTCCTGGCGGCCCCCAGCCGCCGCCCACGCAGCAGGGACAGCAGCAGGCTCAATGA
- the PATR-C gene encoding patr class I histocompatibility antigen, C alpha chain isoform X4, producing the protein MRVMAPRTLLLLLSGALALTETWAGSHSMRYFYTAVSRPGRGEPRFIAVGYVDDTQFVRFDSDAASPRGEPRAPWVEQEGPEYWDRETQKYKRQAQADRVNLRKLRGYYNQSEDGSHTLQKMYGCDLGPDGRLLRGYEQFAYDGKDYIALNEDLRSWTAADTAAQITQRKWEAARAAEQLRAYLEGLCVEWLRRYLENGKETLQRAEPPKTHVTHHPLSDHEATLRCWALGFYPAEITLTWQRDGEDQTQDTELVETRPAGDGTFQKWAAVVVPSGQEQRYTCHMQHEGLPEPLTLRWEPSSQPTIPIMGIVAGLAVLVVLAVLGAVVTAMMCRRKSSGGKGGSCSQAACSNSAQGSDESLITCKPETAACVGLRCRISSHLSFVTSRASGISFCKGI; encoded by the exons ATGCGGGTCATGGCGCCCCGAACCCTCCTCCTGCTGCTCTCGGGAGCCCTGGCCCTGACCGAGACCTGGGCCG GCTCCCACTCCATGAGGTATTTCTACACCGCCGTGTCCCGGCCCGGCCGCGGAGAGCCCCGCTTCATCGCAGTGGGCTACGTGGATGACACGCAGTTCGTGCGGTTCGACAGCGACGCCGCGAGTCCGAGAGGGGAGCCGCGGGCGCCGTGGGTGGAGCAGGAGGGGCCGGAGTATTGGGACCGGGAGACACAGAAGTACAAGCGCCAGGCACAGGCTGACCGAGTGAACCTGCGGAAACTGCGCGGCTACTACAACCAGAGCGAGGACG GGTCTCACACTCTCCAGAAGATGTATGGCTGCGACCTGGGGCCCGACGGGCGCCTCCTCCGCGGGTATGAGCAGTTCGCCTACGACGGCAAGGATTACATCGCCCTGAACGAGGACCTGCGCTCCTGGACCGCGGCGGACACGGCGGCTCAGATCACCCAGCGCAAGTGGGAGGCGGCCCGTGCGGCGGAGCAGCTGAGAGCCTACCTGGAGGGCCTGTGCGTGGAGTGGCTCCGCAGATACCTGGAGAACGGGAAGGAGACGCTGCAGCGCGCAG AACCCCCAAAGACACACGTGACCCACCACCCCCTCTCTGACCATGAGGCCACCCTGAGGTGCTGGGCCCTGGGCTTCTACCCTGCGGAGATCACACTGACCTGGCAGCGGGATGGGGAGGACCAGACCCAGGACACCGAGCTTGTGGAGACCAGGCCAGCAGGAGATGGAACCTTCCAGAAGTGGGCAGCTGTGGTGGTGCCTTCTGGACAAGAGCAGAGATACACGTGCCATATGCAGCACGAGGGGCTGCCAGAGCCCCTCACCCTGAGATGGG AGCCATCTTCCCAGCCCACCATCCCCATCATGGGCATCGTTGCTGGCCTGGCTGTCCTGGTTGTCCTAGCTGTCCTTGGAGCTGTGGTCACTGCTATGATGTGTAGGAGGAAGAGCTCAG GTGGAAAAGGAGGGAGCTGCTCTCAGGCTGCGT GCAGCAACAGTGCCCAGGGCTCTGATGAGTCTCTCATCACTTGTA AGCCTGAGACAGCTGCCTGTGTGGGACTGAGATGCAGGATTTCTTCACACCTCTCCTTTGTGACTTCAAGAGCCTCTGGCATCTCTTTCTGCAAAGGCATCTGA
- the PATR-C gene encoding patr class I histocompatibility antigen, C alpha chain isoform X1, with product MRISTWCFQTKTSPGLKRKLLTLHVHSQGELTVWHQVPHGEFPCTRVQGEREANQRLRSPGSKVPSHPPGLRFSPDAEMRVMAPRTLLLLLSGALALTETWAGSHSMRYFYTAVSRPGRGEPRFIAVGYVDDTQFVRFDSDAASPRGEPRAPWVEQEGPEYWDRETQKYKRQAQADRVNLRKLRGYYNQSEDGSHTLQKMYGCDLGPDGRLLRGYEQFAYDGKDYIALNEDLRSWTAADTAAQITQRKWEAARAAEQLRAYLEGLCVEWLRRYLENGKETLQRAEPPKTHVTHHPLSDHEATLRCWALGFYPAEITLTWQRDGEDQTQDTELVETRPAGDGTFQKWAAVVVPSGQEQRYTCHMQHEGLPEPLTLRWEPSSQPTIPIMGIVAGLAVLVVLAVLGAVVTAMMCRRKSSGGKGGSCSQAACSNSAQGSDESLITCKA from the exons ATGAGAATCTCTACCTGGTGCTTTCAGACAAAAACTTCACCAGGTTTAAAGAGAAAACTCCTGACTCTACACGTCCATTCCCAGGGCGAGCTCACTGTCTGGCATCAAGTTCCCCATGGTGAGTTTCCCTGTACAAGAGTCCAAGGGGAGAG AGAAGCCAATCAGCGTCTCCGCAGTCCCGGTTCTAAAGTCCCCAGTCACCCACCCGGGCTCAGATTCTCCCCAGACGCCGAGATGCGGGTCATGGCGCCCCGAACCCTCCTCCTGCTGCTCTCGGGAGCCCTGGCCCTGACCGAGACCTGGGCCG GCTCCCACTCCATGAGGTATTTCTACACCGCCGTGTCCCGGCCCGGCCGCGGAGAGCCCCGCTTCATCGCAGTGGGCTACGTGGATGACACGCAGTTCGTGCGGTTCGACAGCGACGCCGCGAGTCCGAGAGGGGAGCCGCGGGCGCCGTGGGTGGAGCAGGAGGGGCCGGAGTATTGGGACCGGGAGACACAGAAGTACAAGCGCCAGGCACAGGCTGACCGAGTGAACCTGCGGAAACTGCGCGGCTACTACAACCAGAGCGAGGACG GGTCTCACACTCTCCAGAAGATGTATGGCTGCGACCTGGGGCCCGACGGGCGCCTCCTCCGCGGGTATGAGCAGTTCGCCTACGACGGCAAGGATTACATCGCCCTGAACGAGGACCTGCGCTCCTGGACCGCGGCGGACACGGCGGCTCAGATCACCCAGCGCAAGTGGGAGGCGGCCCGTGCGGCGGAGCAGCTGAGAGCCTACCTGGAGGGCCTGTGCGTGGAGTGGCTCCGCAGATACCTGGAGAACGGGAAGGAGACGCTGCAGCGCGCAG AACCCCCAAAGACACACGTGACCCACCACCCCCTCTCTGACCATGAGGCCACCCTGAGGTGCTGGGCCCTGGGCTTCTACCCTGCGGAGATCACACTGACCTGGCAGCGGGATGGGGAGGACCAGACCCAGGACACCGAGCTTGTGGAGACCAGGCCAGCAGGAGATGGAACCTTCCAGAAGTGGGCAGCTGTGGTGGTGCCTTCTGGACAAGAGCAGAGATACACGTGCCATATGCAGCACGAGGGGCTGCCAGAGCCCCTCACCCTGAGATGGG AGCCATCTTCCCAGCCCACCATCCCCATCATGGGCATCGTTGCTGGCCTGGCTGTCCTGGTTGTCCTAGCTGTCCTTGGAGCTGTGGTCACTGCTATGATGTGTAGGAGGAAGAGCTCAG GTGGAAAAGGAGGGAGCTGCTCTCAGGCTGCGT GCAGCAACAGTGCCCAGGGCTCTGATGAGTCTCTCATCACTTGTAAAG CCTGA
- the PATR-C gene encoding patr class I histocompatibility antigen, C alpha chain isoform X2, with protein MRVMAPRTLLLLLSGALALTETWAGSHSMRYFYTAVSRPGRGEPRFIAVGYVDDTQFVRFDSDAASPRGEPRAPWVEQEGPEYWDRETQKYKRQAQADRVNLRKLRGYYNQSEDGSHTLQKMYGCDLGPDGRLLRGYEQFAYDGKDYIALNEDLRSWTAADTAAQITQRKWEAARAAEQLRAYLEGLCVEWLRRYLENGKETLQRAEPPKTHVTHHPLSDHEATLRCWALGFYPAEITLTWQRDGEDQTQDTELVETRPAGDGTFQKWAAVVVPSGQEQRYTCHMQHEGLPEPLTLRWGGKGGSCSQAACSNSAQGSDESLITCKA; from the exons ATGCGGGTCATGGCGCCCCGAACCCTCCTCCTGCTGCTCTCGGGAGCCCTGGCCCTGACCGAGACCTGGGCCG GCTCCCACTCCATGAGGTATTTCTACACCGCCGTGTCCCGGCCCGGCCGCGGAGAGCCCCGCTTCATCGCAGTGGGCTACGTGGATGACACGCAGTTCGTGCGGTTCGACAGCGACGCCGCGAGTCCGAGAGGGGAGCCGCGGGCGCCGTGGGTGGAGCAGGAGGGGCCGGAGTATTGGGACCGGGAGACACAGAAGTACAAGCGCCAGGCACAGGCTGACCGAGTGAACCTGCGGAAACTGCGCGGCTACTACAACCAGAGCGAGGACG GGTCTCACACTCTCCAGAAGATGTATGGCTGCGACCTGGGGCCCGACGGGCGCCTCCTCCGCGGGTATGAGCAGTTCGCCTACGACGGCAAGGATTACATCGCCCTGAACGAGGACCTGCGCTCCTGGACCGCGGCGGACACGGCGGCTCAGATCACCCAGCGCAAGTGGGAGGCGGCCCGTGCGGCGGAGCAGCTGAGAGCCTACCTGGAGGGCCTGTGCGTGGAGTGGCTCCGCAGATACCTGGAGAACGGGAAGGAGACGCTGCAGCGCGCAG AACCCCCAAAGACACACGTGACCCACCACCCCCTCTCTGACCATGAGGCCACCCTGAGGTGCTGGGCCCTGGGCTTCTACCCTGCGGAGATCACACTGACCTGGCAGCGGGATGGGGAGGACCAGACCCAGGACACCGAGCTTGTGGAGACCAGGCCAGCAGGAGATGGAACCTTCCAGAAGTGGGCAGCTGTGGTGGTGCCTTCTGGACAAGAGCAGAGATACACGTGCCATATGCAGCACGAGGGGCTGCCAGAGCCCCTCACCCTGAGATGGG GTGGAAAAGGAGGGAGCTGCTCTCAGGCTGCGT GCAGCAACAGTGCCCAGGGCTCTGATGAGTCTCTCATCACTTGTAAAG CCTGA
- the PATR-C gene encoding patr class I histocompatibility antigen, C alpha chain isoform X3, translating into MRVMAPRTLLLLLSGALALTETWAGSHSMRYFYTAVSRPGRGEPRFIAVGYVDDTQFVRFDSDAASPRGEPRAPWVEQEGPEYWDRETQKYKRQAQADRVNLRKLRGYYNQSEDGSHTLQKMYGCDLGPDGRLLRGYEQFAYDGKDYIALNEDLRSWTAADTAAQITQRKWEAARAAEQLRAYLEGLCVEWLRRYLENGKETLQRAEPPKTHVTHHPLSDHEATLRCWALGFYPAEITLTWQRDGEDQTQDTELVETRPAGDGTFQKWAAVVVPSGQEQRYTCHMQHEGLPEPLTLRWEPSSQPTIPIMGIVAGLAVLVVLAVLGAVVTAMMCRRKSSGGKGGSCSQAACSNSAQGSDESLITCKA; encoded by the exons ATGCGGGTCATGGCGCCCCGAACCCTCCTCCTGCTGCTCTCGGGAGCCCTGGCCCTGACCGAGACCTGGGCCG GCTCCCACTCCATGAGGTATTTCTACACCGCCGTGTCCCGGCCCGGCCGCGGAGAGCCCCGCTTCATCGCAGTGGGCTACGTGGATGACACGCAGTTCGTGCGGTTCGACAGCGACGCCGCGAGTCCGAGAGGGGAGCCGCGGGCGCCGTGGGTGGAGCAGGAGGGGCCGGAGTATTGGGACCGGGAGACACAGAAGTACAAGCGCCAGGCACAGGCTGACCGAGTGAACCTGCGGAAACTGCGCGGCTACTACAACCAGAGCGAGGACG GGTCTCACACTCTCCAGAAGATGTATGGCTGCGACCTGGGGCCCGACGGGCGCCTCCTCCGCGGGTATGAGCAGTTCGCCTACGACGGCAAGGATTACATCGCCCTGAACGAGGACCTGCGCTCCTGGACCGCGGCGGACACGGCGGCTCAGATCACCCAGCGCAAGTGGGAGGCGGCCCGTGCGGCGGAGCAGCTGAGAGCCTACCTGGAGGGCCTGTGCGTGGAGTGGCTCCGCAGATACCTGGAGAACGGGAAGGAGACGCTGCAGCGCGCAG AACCCCCAAAGACACACGTGACCCACCACCCCCTCTCTGACCATGAGGCCACCCTGAGGTGCTGGGCCCTGGGCTTCTACCCTGCGGAGATCACACTGACCTGGCAGCGGGATGGGGAGGACCAGACCCAGGACACCGAGCTTGTGGAGACCAGGCCAGCAGGAGATGGAACCTTCCAGAAGTGGGCAGCTGTGGTGGTGCCTTCTGGACAAGAGCAGAGATACACGTGCCATATGCAGCACGAGGGGCTGCCAGAGCCCCTCACCCTGAGATGGG AGCCATCTTCCCAGCCCACCATCCCCATCATGGGCATCGTTGCTGGCCTGGCTGTCCTGGTTGTCCTAGCTGTCCTTGGAGCTGTGGTCACTGCTATGATGTGTAGGAGGAAGAGCTCAG GTGGAAAAGGAGGGAGCTGCTCTCAGGCTGCGT GCAGCAACAGTGCCCAGGGCTCTGATGAGTCTCTCATCACTTGTAAAG CCTGA